Part of the Devosia sp. SL43 genome, ACCAGCAGGCGCCGCCCCGTGCAAGGCATTCCTCCCGCGTGGCCGTGGCGTCGAATGTGGCTCGCAGAACCGCCCAGTCCAGCACGAACCACGCGATCGTCGCGAGGATTCCGCAGCCGAGCAGCGTGAGGAACGTCGACCCCGCCGAACCGAAATAGTCGGGAAGGATGCGAGAAAGCGATCTGCTGCGAACCGTTGGGGGGGAACTCGATACCGATGTCATGATCCGGTTCCAATCTGGTCGCCCTTGATCGCAATGGCGCGATTGATGTGATTGAGGACCGCGGCGAGGGAGAAATTGACGAGCAGGAAGCCGGCCATCAAGATGAATATGAACTCGAGAGTCTGTCCCGAATGGGTGATCGAGCTGGCGATCACCATGAAGAAGTCTGTGAAGCCGACCGCTATGCCCAGAGTAGTGGCCTTAATGAGCCAGACATATTGATTTGTCAGAATCGGCAGCATGGCGCGGAAGGCCAGTGGCATCTGGACGCGCCAGAAGACCTGCCACGAAGACAGGCCCAGCGCCCGCGCAGCCTCCACCTGACCAGGCCTGACGGCTTTGAAGCCGCCCCGCACAATCTCACCCACATAGGCGCCACCATAAGCGCTTATGGCAAACGCTAGGCTGTAGACCTCTGGCTGAATGCGAATGCCACCTCGGATGTTCAGGCCCTGCAATTGCGGCATCGTGAAAATGTTGGTGCCGGCCGAATAGCCCCACCACACGGCGCCCAGAGCCGCCGCCAGAAAGGCGCAAGCCGTCAGACCCAGGCGCGAACGCCGCTGCTTGGCATCCATGCGGCGGACCTTGCGGGTGTTGGACAGCCAGACGATCGCGATTCCGCCGACCACGAGGATGGCCACCGCCAGCACGGCTGCCGAATATGCGATGTTGAGACCGGGAACGTAGATTCCACGCGCCGTCAGCATCGTCCCGCCCACTTCGATCGCCTGGCGCGGATTGGGCAGGTTGGTCGACAGGGCGTACCAGAAGTACAGCTGCAGGATGAGTGGAAGATTGCGGAATGTCTCGACGTAGATAGTGCCGAGCAGTCGAACGGATGGGTTGCGTGCCGTGCGCGCCATGCCCACGGCCAGCCCCACAACCGTCGCCCCGGTCAGACCGAGCAATCCCATGAACAGGGTGTTGCAGAGTCCCACCACGATGTACCACCAGTAAGGGCTCTCGGGGGTGGCGGGCATCACCGCGAAGTTCATGTCCCAGGACGTTGCCTTCCACAGGAACTGGAAGCCGGACGTCAGCCCCTGCGCGCGGAGATTCGACTGGGCAACCAGTACCGCCGTGACCACCAGCGCGCCGATGGCGGCGATGAAAGCGCTCTGCAGCAGAGCGCTCCGCGCGGCGCTGCTGCGCCAGAAGGTGTCCAATCTCATCTAAAACCTCACGTCCCGGAAGCAGGTCCGCATCCGGCTGCTGCCGGATGCGGCTTGGTTGCAGAGATCAGTCGAAGACCATCGGAAACAACACGCCGCCGTTGTTCCACAGGGCCGTCAGGTCGCGCGGCATCTTGTAGGGAGAACCCGAGCCGAGGCCGCGTTCGAACACCTCAGAATAATTCCCGACGGTCTTGATGACATTGTACGCCCAGTCGTCGGACAGGCCGAGTCCGGTGCCCACGCCGGGCGTCGCGCCGAGGAACTTGCCAATGTCGGCGGAGGGCGGATTGGCTTTGAGCTCATCGACGTTGGTGGAGTCGATGCCCTCCTGCTCGGCGAAAAGCAAGGCGCTCAGGGTCCAGTTGGCGATATCGACCCAGTTGTCGTCGCCCTGACGCAGGATCATGACTTCGGGCTCGACGGCCAGGACGTCGGACAGCAGATCGTGACCGTCGGGCGTATCGGACTGGGATGCTGCGATGGCAAGCACAGGGCCCCACTGGGCGTACGTATCGCAGCGGCCCTCGAAATAGGCCTTGTCCAACTGCTCGGTCTTCTCAATGGCGACGAGCTCCATCTCGATGTCGATTCGATCGAGATAGGCGATCACCTGCCGCTCGGTCGAGGTGCCGGCCGGCACGCAGATCGATCCGCCATCGGCCTCGGCCAGGCTCTTGATGCCGAGTTCCTTGTGCGCCATGACCTTGGTGGTGCCGAGGTAATACGAGTTGCTGAACTGCATGCCCAGTTCGCCGTCGCGGCTGAGCGTGCCCCCGGACGCCTTGATCATGACGTCGAGATCACCCGACTGCAGGGCGGGCCAACGCTGCTCCCAGCTGATCGGAATAATATTGACCTTGCTCGGATCGCCCAGCACCGCGGCGGCGATCGCACGGCAAAGTTCGATATCCAGCCCCTTCCACTCACCCTTGTCGTCCACCTCGGCGAAGCCCAGATACGATCCGTTGTGGCCCGGGCAATTGAGTACGCCGCGGTCCTGGACGGACTTCAGGGTGTCGCCCGACGCGGCCCAAGCCCCTGTCGCCGCCGGTAGACACATGGCGGAGATCATTCCTGCTCTGATAATCGATTTCATCGTCAGCTCCCTTGCTGAATGCCTAGTTTCCCATTTCCGCCAGTGGCGGTTTCCTGCATCCGGACCTGATCGACGAGGAGCCCTTCATTTCCACGTCACCGGCTGTCGATGAACGGAGTCCCCGTACAACGACACCGCTTGGGGACACAGTTTCGCGAACTGCTCCCAGCGACCTACTCTGCGGCTCGGCCGTTTTCGCATGAGGTTGTCCTCATACCCTCGACCGCAGCGGAACCGGTCTACGAAAGTAAACTCCAGGACAGACCAATCCCGCCGATATCGAATGTGCAGCAGGCCCCACACCCGCCAAATCAAGAAGTGTGCTGGAACGACAAGATTTGCTTTTGACCTGCGCGAAGCCGCTCAAGGCGTGTTAAAGCCCACGTCCACACCGGTTGCTCCGAAGCCTCAACCGTCAGGCGATGTCGTCTGCGGCGGCCCAATCCTGCTTGGTGATCCAGTCGCAGAACGCGGCAACGACTTTTGCCCGCTTATGCGCGCGCGGCACCACGAGGTAAAAACCCGGCACGTCTTCCTCATCCATTGCGGTGAGGCCATCGATCCCCAGGGGCGCAACGAGTTGACCTGCCTGAATATCCACCAACGCGTCCAATTTGGATATCAGTCCCACGCCCATGCCGGAAATCGTCGCGCGTCGCATGGTTGCGGCATCCTGGAACTCCACTTCGACCGCAATCTCGTTGACCTCGATCCCGAGATGCCGGAGCACTTTCGGCCATAGGCTCCTGGCAAGCACCGGGTGCAGCAGTGTCATCTCGGTCAAGTCCGAAGCAGTGGAGATCCGCTGGGCCAGAGCAGGCGAGCAGCAGATGACCTTGGGGTCACGCACCAGCAGCGCCACGTCGTACTCCTTCCAAGTACCGAAGCCCCATTGGATCGAGACATCGACCTCGTCGGCAGCGAAGTCCTTCAGGTTGATCATGGTCGTCAACCTCAGGTCGGCACCCGGCACCTGGTCGCGAAAATGCTCCAGCCGCTCCATCAAGTATCGCGTGGCGAAATAGGGACTGACATTGATGTTGATGCGGTTCCGGTAGGATGAATTGCTCACCCGGCGAACACCTGCCGCGAACTCCTCGAACCCGGCCTGCACGAAATGCGACAGCACGATGGCCTGTTCGGTCGGCTCAATGATGCGGCCCTTGCGCTCGAACAAGCGTATGTTGAGCGTGTCCTCGAGCAGCTTTATCTGCTGACTTACGGCCTGCGGTGTGACGAGCAGCTCGTCGGCAGCTGCCCGCAAGCTGCCCAGGCGTGTGACGGCCCAGAAAACCCGCAATGCATTGAGGGGTGGCAGCCTTGTGTGATTTCCGCTCATGACTTCCGGCTTCACCAGTCCTCCGGGTCCGCCGGGTCAGATTACCGCCTTTTCGAGGAACGGCAAATTGTCGACTACACGTTCGTAGCCCAGCGCCGTGAGATCGAGCGAGCGATATTCACCATAAGCGATCAGTTCAGAGATCCCGCGGCCCGTGGCTGGCGCCTGCTGCAGGCCATGACCGGAGAAGCCGTTCGCGAAAATGAAATTGCGGACGATCGGATGGCGTCCGACGACCAGGTTGTGGTCCAGAACATTGAAATCGTAGTGACCGGCCCATTGGTTGACGATGCGAATGGCTTCGAAGGCCGACGAACGTTCTGCCAGCGTTGGCCAGATCGTGTCCTCGAACTCCTCATATCGAGGCTCATAGTCGTCCCAGTCCACTCGCGGATCTTCAACGGGCGGGCAGCCGGTGAGAAAATACCGCCCTTCGGGTCGGCAGAATACTCCGGAGGGATCGATCATCAGAGGCAGTCGACCTTGATTGACCTTGGCGCTGCCCTCCGGGGACTTGGCGCAATCGAAGACGAACAGGGTTCGCTTGCGCGGCTCGACAGGGATGTCGAGACCGGCCATCCGGGCCGTCAGAGCGGCTCGCGGACCCGATGCATTGATGATGATGCCCGCATCGATCGTCGCACCGGACTTGAGCATCACCCCGGTCACGGCGTCGCCCCGACGCAAAATGGCAACCACTTCGTCGGTGACGTACTCGGCACCGAGATCGCGTGCCTTTGCCTTGAAGCCATGCATCAGGCCGGTATTGTTGAACCAGCCCTCTCCGGAGCGACCGTATGAGGCCAGCTCGATGTCATCCACATTCAGATGCGGAAAAGCATCGGCGAGTTCGTTGCGGTTCCACAGGACGACATCGGCGCCGCAGGTCTTCTGGACCTCGTGGTTCTCGCGCAGCGTCGCGACCTGTTCGGGCTCGCGCGCCAGGAACAGGTAGCCGCCTTCATGGAAATCCAGGTCGGGCCGGTCATCGCCAACGCGCATCGTCTCGGCGAAGCTCTTGATGAAACTGGTACCGAACTGGCCGATCTTGACGTTGATCGGGTTCGAGAACTGGTTGCGGATGGACGAGGAGGACAGCGACGTCGCCGCGAAGCGATAGGTCGGATCGCGCTCGATCACGAGGATACTGCCGTCGAAGTCCGGATTGGCGGCCAGGAAATAGGCTGCGGCCGAGCCGATGACGGCGCCGCCGACTATCACCACGTCATAACTGTCTTTCATTTCTTCGGCTCATCGTCTGGATGGGGCAGGTCCACGAACCAGCCGCCCAGGAAGTGCGTGGCGGGGGCATGGGGGTCGAGCGGAGGCTTGGCACTTTCGACCTGCGCACGGAAGGCCTCGGTGTCGTCTTGCGGATAGTAGCCCAGATGGGCCGCCCCCGAATTATCGACCGGCTTGACCTTGTTGTCGGACAGACCGAACGAGATGGTATGGGCGACGTAGGGTGCGGTGAGGCTGGCTTCGACCAAGCGCACGCAATCGGCAAATGACAGCCAGGACCACAGCATTCGTCGATCGGGCGGTTCGGGAAAGGACGAGAAGATGCGCAGGTCGACTGTCTCAATGCCGAACTTGTTCCAGTAGAGGCTACCCAGCGCCTCCACGAAGCATTTGGAAACGCCGTAGAGGCTGTCCGGCTTCACGGGTGCATCCACGCCGATGTGGTCTTCAAGTCGATGATAGCCGATGGCATGGACCGAGGAAGCGTAGACGATGCGCCGGACGCCATTCTTACGGGCGGCCTCGTAGATGTTGTAGCTGCCCTCGATATTGGAGTGCAGGATGGTGGACCAAGGGGCTTCTAGCGGCGCGCCGCCGAAATGCACCACGGCGTCGACGCCGCTCATGGCCGCCTCAGCGGCCTGCGCATCGGTGAGCTCGAAGACGACGGCTTGTTCATGGGCCGCAAGGTCGGCCGCTTCGACGCGATCGGCGAGCAGCAGCGTCTCGGTCAGGTGAGCCAGGCCACGCCGCAATTCGGTGCCGAGACGCCCTGCCGCACCGGTGAGCAGTATTTTCTTGAACGCTTTGGCCATCGTCATTCCGGTTCCGAAAGCAGGGCGACCGCAGTCGCGATGCGGCGCATCGCCTCGGTCAGGATACTCTCCGAGGTCGCCGTGGATATGCGGAAATACGGCGATAGACCGTATGCCGCACCGGGAACGGCAGCCACATGCGCGTCATCGAGCAGATATTTCGCGACTGCAACGTCATCCACCAGCGTCGCCCCGGTCGGCGTCCGGCGGCCAATCAGGTCCGCGCAGCCGATGAAGGCGTAGAACGCCCCTTCGGGCGGCGCCAGGGAGAGAGCGGGAATGCCGGCGACGGCCTCGACCACCAGATTGCGTCGCTCCTCGAAAGCCGCGCGGAACCGACGAACTTCGTCCTGAGGCCCCTCCAGGGCAGCCAGAGCACCGGCCTGTGCCATCGCGCACACCGACGTGACGGACTGGCTCTGGACGGTCGCCATGGCCTTGATCATAGGAGGTGGCCCGGCGGCATAACCGACGCGCCATCCGGTCATCGCATAGGCCTTCGACACGCCGTTGACGATCAGGCTGCGCTCGAACAGCTCCGGACAGGCCTGGGCGAAGGACACGAACCGCCTGCCATCGAACAGGATGTGCTCATAGATCTCGTCCGATAGGATCAGCACATGCGGATGGCGAGCCAGGACGGCGCCGAGCGCCTTCAGCTCGTCCACCGAATATGTCGCGCCGGAGGGATTGCCGGGCATGTTGAGAAAGAGCCACTTGGTTCGGGGCGTGATCGCTGCTTCGAGCATCCGCGCGGTGAGACGGAAACCATCGGCCGCGCTGCATTGCGGCATGACGGGAACACCGCCGAGCAACTTCACCATTTCGGGGTACGACACGAAATAGGGCGCGGGCAGAATGGCTTCGTCGCCGGACTCGAGGGTGGCCATTAGTGCATTGAAAATGATCTGCTTGGCGCCGTTGCTGACGATGATCTGATCCGGCGGGACCAAGAAGCCGTTCTCGCGATGGAACTTGCTGGCTACGGCCTTGCGCAGTTCGGGCGTGCCGAGGGCCGCGGTGTAGAGCGTC contains:
- a CDS encoding amino acid ABC transporter substrate-binding protein, which codes for MKSIIRAGMISAMCLPAATGAWAASGDTLKSVQDRGVLNCPGHNGSYLGFAEVDDKGEWKGLDIELCRAIAAAVLGDPSKVNIIPISWEQRWPALQSGDLDVMIKASGGTLSRDGELGMQFSNSYYLGTTKVMAHKELGIKSLAEADGGSICVPAGTSTERQVIAYLDRIDIEMELVAIEKTEQLDKAYFEGRCDTYAQWGPVLAIAASQSDTPDGHDLLSDVLAVEPEVMILRQGDDNWVDIANWTLSALLFAEQEGIDSTNVDELKANPPSADIGKFLGATPGVGTGLGLSDDWAYNVIKTVGNYSEVFERGLGSGSPYKMPRDLTALWNNGGVLFPMVFD
- a CDS encoding LysR substrate-binding domain-containing protein, producing MKPEVMSGNHTRLPPLNALRVFWAVTRLGSLRAAADELLVTPQAVSQQIKLLEDTLNIRLFERKGRIIEPTEQAIVLSHFVQAGFEEFAAGVRRVSNSSYRNRININVSPYFATRYLMERLEHFRDQVPGADLRLTTMINLKDFAADEVDVSIQWGFGTWKEYDVALLVRDPKVICCSPALAQRISTASDLTEMTLLHPVLARSLWPKVLRHLGIEVNEIAVEVEFQDAATMRRATISGMGVGLISKLDALVDIQAGQLVAPLGIDGLTAMDEEDVPGFYLVVPRAHKRAKVVAAFCDWITKQDWAAADDIA
- a CDS encoding pyridoxal phosphate-dependent aminotransferase; protein product: MNYISSKLAVVKPSASMAVSQAAKALVAQGVDVIDLGLGEPDFPTPRHIIDAAHQAALSGQTLYTAALGTPELRKAVASKFHRENGFLVPPDQIIVSNGAKQIIFNALMATLESGDEAILPAPYFVSYPEMVKLLGGVPVMPQCSAADGFRLTARMLEAAITPRTKWLFLNMPGNPSGATYSVDELKALGAVLARHPHVLILSDEIYEHILFDGRRFVSFAQACPELFERSLIVNGVSKAYAMTGWRVGYAAGPPPMIKAMATVQSQSVTSVCAMAQAGALAALEGPQDEVRRFRAAFEERRNLVVEAVAGIPALSLAPPEGAFYAFIGCADLIGRRTPTGATLVDDVAVAKYLLDDAHVAAVPGAAYGLSPYFRISTATSESILTEAMRRIATAVALLSEPE
- a CDS encoding NAD-dependent epimerase/dehydratase family protein, whose translation is MAKAFKKILLTGAAGRLGTELRRGLAHLTETLLLADRVEAADLAAHEQAVVFELTDAQAAEAAMSGVDAVVHFGGAPLEAPWSTILHSNIEGSYNIYEAARKNGVRRIVYASSVHAIGYHRLEDHIGVDAPVKPDSLYGVSKCFVEALGSLYWNKFGIETVDLRIFSSFPEPPDRRMLWSWLSFADCVRLVEASLTAPYVAHTISFGLSDNKVKPVDNSGAAHLGYYPQDDTEAFRAQVESAKPPLDPHAPATHFLGGWFVDLPHPDDEPKK
- a CDS encoding NAD(P)/FAD-dependent oxidoreductase — translated: MKDSYDVVIVGGAVIGSAAAYFLAANPDFDGSILVIERDPTYRFAATSLSSSSIRNQFSNPINVKIGQFGTSFIKSFAETMRVGDDRPDLDFHEGGYLFLAREPEQVATLRENHEVQKTCGADVVLWNRNELADAFPHLNVDDIELASYGRSGEGWFNNTGLMHGFKAKARDLGAEYVTDEVVAILRRGDAVTGVMLKSGATIDAGIIINASGPRAALTARMAGLDIPVEPRKRTLFVFDCAKSPEGSAKVNQGRLPLMIDPSGVFCRPEGRYFLTGCPPVEDPRVDWDDYEPRYEEFEDTIWPTLAERSSAFEAIRIVNQWAGHYDFNVLDHNLVVGRHPIVRNFIFANGFSGHGLQQAPATGRGISELIAYGEYRSLDLTALGYERVVDNLPFLEKAVI
- a CDS encoding ABC transporter permease subunit (The N-terminal region of this protein, as described by TIGR01726, is a three transmembrane segment that identifies a subfamily of ABC transporter permease subunits, which specificities that include histidine, arginine, glutamine, glutamate, L-cystine (sic), the opines (in Agrobacterium) octopine and nopaline, etc.), which encodes MRLDTFWRSSAARSALLQSAFIAAIGALVVTAVLVAQSNLRAQGLTSGFQFLWKATSWDMNFAVMPATPESPYWWYIVVGLCNTLFMGLLGLTGATVVGLAVGMARTARNPSVRLLGTIYVETFRNLPLILQLYFWYALSTNLPNPRQAIEVGGTMLTARGIYVPGLNIAYSAAVLAVAILVVGGIAIVWLSNTRKVRRMDAKQRRSRLGLTACAFLAAALGAVWWGYSAGTNIFTMPQLQGLNIRGGIRIQPEVYSLAFAISAYGGAYVGEIVRGGFKAVRPGQVEAARALGLSSWQVFWRVQMPLAFRAMLPILTNQYVWLIKATTLGIAVGFTDFFMVIASSITHSGQTLEFIFILMAGFLLVNFSLAAVLNHINRAIAIKGDQIGTGS